A stretch of DNA from Flavobacteriaceae bacterium MAR_2009_75:
TGAGGAAAAAAACAAAGCGTTTAAGGTAATTAGTGATGCTTCACATACCTCTTCAATAGTTGCAGGCGGGTTGTATAACCCAGTAATACTAAAACGCTTTACTTTAGCGTGGAAAGCTGACGAGCAATTGCAATTGGCAAAAGAATTTTACCAAACTTTAGAGGTGAAATTGGGAGTGCGGTTAGATTATCCGGTTCCGGTATACCGACGTTTTAATTCCATTGAAGAACAAAATTTATGGTTTGAATCTACCGACAAACCAAAACTCACAAGATTTCTTTCCCCGCAGATTCATCCGAATAAAAATTTTAGTGTAGATGCTCCTTTGGGTTACGGCGAGGTACTGCATACAGGGCGAATCGATACCAAAAAAATGGTTGAAGGCTATAGAGGGCATATGGTCAAAAAAGACTTATTAATTTCTGAAACTTTTGATTATAATCAGCTTGCAATCAAAGAAGGTTTTCTTCAATACAACAATTTAAGGGCTAAAAGGATTGTTTTTGCGGAAGGCTACGGAATGATGAAAAATCCCTATTTCAACCACTTGCCCATGAAAGGTAATAAGGGGGAGTATTTAATTATCGGCGCCTCCGAACTGAAAATTGATTTTGCGCTTAAGTCATCGGTTTTTGCAATTCCCCTAGGTAATGATATATATAAGGTAGGGGCCAATTATGACTGGAAGGATAAAACCAACGAACCTACAGAAAAAACAAGATTTCAGTTGGCGAAAAAATGGGAATCGTTTGTGAAATGCGATTACGAAATAATAAATCAGTTAGCTGGGGTAAGACCCACTGTAAGTGATAGAAGGCCATTGGTGGGTCAACATCCTGAACATAAAAACTTATTTGTGCTTAATGGTTTTGGTTCAAGGGGCGTGCTAATTGCACCATATGCATCGGGCCAGTTGTTGAGCTATATCGAAGATGATATACCATTAGATGCAGACCTGGATATAAATCGTTTTAAGAAATAAACGTTTAAACAGAAGCGTTAGCAGCACTTTCATCATACTTTACAAAGAAGTTGATCCATATGTTTCTAGAAAGTCTGATGATAACTGGCATGAATACGAC
This window harbors:
- a CDS encoding glycine/D-amino acid oxidase-like deaminating enzyme; this translates as MATFAGMLDYLVVGLGLAGISFCERLEEKNKAFKVISDASHTSSIVAGGLYNPVILKRFTLAWKADEQLQLAKEFYQTLEVKLGVRLDYPVPVYRRFNSIEEQNLWFESTDKPKLTRFLSPQIHPNKNFSVDAPLGYGEVLHTGRIDTKKMVEGYRGHMVKKDLLISETFDYNQLAIKEGFLQYNNLRAKRIVFAEGYGMMKNPYFNHLPMKGNKGEYLIIGASELKIDFALKSSVFAIPLGNDIYKVGANYDWKDKTNEPTEKTRFQLAKKWESFVKCDYEIINQLAGVRPTVSDRRPLVGQHPEHKNLFVLNGFGSRGVLIAPYASGQLLSYIEDDIPLDADLDINRFKK